A part of Kitasatospora acidiphila genomic DNA contains:
- a CDS encoding LURP-one-related/scramblase family protein: protein MRYLVRDRMFAFHEEAWIETEHREKVFKVDRKLLRLRTTFAFVDPWGQTAATIVRKAMTWHHTILIKHDGERLGKISRRLFRLFGDRFVVKLRDGRKLRINGNLWDREFDIQHRGTTLAHVSRRWFSLRDTYAVDVMEPADTTMLLVLAVCVDHILHEQRD, encoded by the coding sequence GTGCGCTATCTGGTGCGCGACCGCATGTTCGCCTTCCACGAAGAGGCGTGGATAGAGACCGAGCACCGCGAGAAGGTGTTCAAGGTCGACCGGAAGCTGCTGCGGCTGCGCACCACCTTCGCGTTCGTCGACCCCTGGGGCCAGACCGCCGCCACCATCGTGCGCAAGGCGATGACCTGGCACCACACCATACTGATCAAGCACGACGGGGAGCGGCTCGGCAAGATCAGCCGGCGGCTCTTCCGGCTGTTCGGCGACCGCTTCGTGGTCAAGCTGCGGGACGGGCGGAAGCTGCGGATCAACGGCAACCTGTGGGACCGCGAGTTCGACATCCAGCACCGCGGCACCACCCTGGCGCACGTCTCCCGGCGCTGGTTCAGCCTGCGCGACACCTATGCGGTGGACGTGATGGAGCCGGCGGACACCACCATGCTGCTGGTGCTCGCGGTCTGCGTGGACCACATACTGCACGAGCAGCGGGACTGA
- a CDS encoding mechanosensitive ion channel family protein, whose protein sequence is MLWPLVTLLSIAAVTLLTGWLVDQALQRLSARHPSETVWAPLRRCRVPIQLVVATGLLLGLGWVVHPGKDLRHVMLLALIASIGWLVVRIDAAVLTAALARYERVIDDPARLQRVRTQLSILRRVLSALIAVLTVAVMLLTFGTLRAIGTSLLASAGIIGIVAGIAAQNTLGNFFAGLQIAFGDTVRIGDTVVVDGQQGIVEEITLVCLVVRLWDDRRLVVPVSYFVARPFENWTRRDAALLASVLLHLDHTVPVPELRMRLREVLAASPHWDGRDSALVVFDSTPSTVLLRATMTAADPAQAFALRCTVREELIAFLRDRYPHALPRVRTGD, encoded by the coding sequence GTGCTCTGGCCGCTCGTCACGCTGCTCTCCATCGCCGCCGTCACCCTGCTGACCGGCTGGCTGGTGGACCAGGCACTGCAGCGGCTGAGTGCCCGGCATCCCAGCGAGACGGTCTGGGCGCCGCTGCGGCGCTGCCGGGTGCCGATCCAGCTGGTGGTGGCGACCGGGCTGCTGCTGGGCCTCGGCTGGGTGGTCCATCCGGGCAAGGACCTGCGGCACGTGATGCTGCTGGCGCTGATCGCGTCCATCGGCTGGCTGGTCGTGCGGATCGACGCGGCGGTGCTCACCGCCGCGCTGGCCCGCTACGAGAGGGTGATCGACGATCCGGCGCGGCTGCAGCGGGTCCGCACCCAGCTGAGCATCCTGCGCCGGGTGCTGAGCGCGCTGATCGCCGTGCTCACCGTCGCCGTGATGCTGCTGACCTTCGGCACCCTGCGCGCGATCGGCACCAGCCTGCTGGCCTCCGCCGGCATCATCGGCATCGTGGCCGGCATCGCGGCGCAGAACACCCTGGGCAACTTCTTCGCCGGCCTGCAGATCGCGTTCGGCGACACCGTGCGCATCGGCGACACGGTGGTGGTGGACGGCCAGCAGGGCATCGTGGAGGAGATCACCCTGGTCTGCCTGGTGGTGCGGCTCTGGGACGACCGGCGGCTGGTGGTCCCGGTCTCGTACTTCGTCGCCCGGCCGTTCGAGAACTGGACCAGGCGGGACGCGGCGCTGCTCGCCTCGGTGCTGCTGCACCTGGACCACACCGTGCCGGTGCCCGAGCTGCGGATGCGGCTGCGCGAGGTGCTGGCCGCCAGCCCGCACTGGGACGGCCGGGACTCGGCCCTGGTGGTGTTCGACTCCACCCCGAGCACCGTGCTGCTGCGGGCCACCATGACGGCCGCCGACCCGGCACAAGCCTTCGCGCTGCGCTGCACGGTGCGGGAGGAGCTGATCGCCTTCCTGCGGGACCGGTACCCGCACGCACTGCCCCGGGTGCGGACCGGCGACTGA
- a CDS encoding alpha/beta fold hydrolase: MSLRGRFKPTRRRVLAAGLALVALIGLGTVTAVASGQAAVHEQDRFLSMPQAPGSSDQVRIDTSFFTTGSSPRPAILLAHGFGGSKADEAGEARTLARSGYAVLTWSARGFGKSTGQIGLNAQDGEVQDVKHLVDWLATRPEVQLDGPGDPRVGITGASYGGAIALLAAAADPRIDAIAPQITWWDLPQALFPQSVQGSSPADGVFKKLWAGIFFTTGSSGDIISSGNNKPVSVQSGPVGCGRFTPELCAMYNRVASSGRPDPAAVALLEKSSPSAYASRIKVPTLVVQGQQDSLFPLDQGDQMAKAIAANGAPVSVDWFAGGHDGGLETSDRVTTRVTSWFDHYLKHQSTGTGPAFRVTRTGGVDSTGFQAVLRGADGSSYPGLNGTAQRTVQLTGAPQTISNPPGGAPPAISTVPGLGALSQASQLGVSLSLDFPGQSASFDSAPLDGSLQLTGAPTADVTVHADRPDAVLFAKLYDLAPDGKTTLPQQLAAPLRVTGADTPGGRTVTVRLPAVDYSFPAGHRLRLTLSSTDLAYASPSDPATYQVAVAGPITVPTDAALTPEPTALPTRTWALPLVALAVGAVLLLTARRRRALPPPDPVLADVPLEITGLSKRYKGAQDRYAVRDLSFTVQRGQVLGLLGPNGAGKTTTLRMLMGLIRPDEGEIRVFGHAVRPGSPVLSRVGAFVEGAGFLPHLTGRANLELYWRSTGRPAADAHLDEALEIADLGEALNRAVRTYSQGMRQRLAIAQAMLGLPELLILDEPTNGLDPPQIREMREVMIRYAAGGRTVIVSSHLLAEVEQSCTHLVVMDRGRLVTAGEVGEIVGGGELLLVGTPASYGPERLLVAAGKVEALPGIAEVETVEHGLLVRLNGMTATELITELVRLDVPVERAGPHRRLEDAFLSLIGGGA; this comes from the coding sequence ATGAGCCTGCGCGGACGTTTCAAGCCGACCCGCCGTCGGGTGCTGGCGGCCGGACTCGCCCTGGTCGCGCTGATCGGGCTCGGAACCGTCACCGCGGTGGCGAGCGGCCAGGCGGCCGTGCACGAGCAGGACCGGTTCCTCTCGATGCCCCAGGCGCCCGGCAGCAGCGACCAGGTCCGCATCGACACCTCCTTCTTCACCACCGGCAGCAGCCCGCGCCCCGCGATCCTGCTCGCCCACGGCTTCGGCGGCAGCAAGGCGGACGAGGCCGGCGAGGCCCGCACCCTGGCCCGCTCCGGCTACGCGGTGCTCACCTGGTCGGCCCGCGGCTTCGGCAAGTCCACCGGGCAGATCGGGCTCAACGCGCAGGACGGCGAGGTGCAGGACGTCAAGCACCTGGTCGACTGGCTGGCGACCCGGCCCGAGGTCCAGCTGGACGGCCCGGGCGACCCGCGGGTCGGGATCACCGGCGCCTCCTACGGCGGCGCGATAGCGCTGCTGGCGGCCGCCGCCGACCCGCGGATCGACGCCATCGCGCCCCAGATCACCTGGTGGGACCTGCCGCAGGCGCTCTTCCCGCAGAGCGTGCAGGGCAGCAGCCCGGCCGACGGCGTGTTCAAGAAGCTCTGGGCCGGCATCTTCTTCACCACCGGCTCCTCCGGCGACATCATCAGCTCGGGCAACAACAAGCCGGTGAGCGTCCAGAGCGGTCCGGTCGGCTGCGGGCGGTTCACCCCCGAGCTGTGCGCCATGTACAACCGGGTGGCCAGCAGCGGCCGACCCGACCCGGCCGCCGTCGCCCTGCTGGAGAAGTCCAGCCCGTCCGCGTACGCGTCCAGGATCAAGGTGCCGACCCTGGTGGTCCAGGGCCAGCAGGACTCGCTCTTCCCGCTCGACCAGGGCGACCAGATGGCCAAGGCGATCGCCGCCAACGGCGCGCCGGTCTCGGTGGACTGGTTCGCCGGCGGCCACGACGGCGGTCTGGAGACCAGCGACCGGGTGACCACCCGGGTGACCAGCTGGTTCGACCACTACCTCAAGCACCAGTCGACCGGCACCGGCCCGGCCTTCCGGGTCACCCGCACCGGAGGCGTCGACTCGACCGGCTTCCAGGCCGTGCTGCGCGGCGCCGACGGCAGCAGCTACCCGGGCCTGAACGGCACCGCCCAGCGCACCGTCCAGCTGACCGGCGCTCCGCAGACCATTTCCAACCCGCCCGGTGGCGCGCCCCCGGCGATCTCCACCGTGCCCGGCCTCGGCGCCCTCAGCCAAGCCTCCCAGCTGGGCGTGAGCCTCTCCCTCGACTTCCCGGGGCAGTCCGCCTCCTTCGACTCCGCGCCGCTGGACGGATCGCTCCAGCTCACCGGCGCCCCCACCGCCGACGTTACCGTGCACGCCGACCGGCCCGACGCGGTGCTCTTCGCCAAGCTCTACGACCTCGCCCCGGACGGCAAGACCACGCTGCCCCAGCAGCTCGCCGCCCCGCTGCGGGTCACCGGCGCCGACACCCCGGGCGGCCGCACCGTCACCGTCCGGCTGCCGGCCGTCGACTACTCATTCCCGGCCGGCCACCGGCTGCGGCTCACCCTCTCCAGCACCGACCTGGCCTACGCCTCGCCCAGCGACCCGGCCACCTACCAGGTGGCGGTGGCCGGCCCGATCACCGTGCCCACCGACGCCGCCCTGACCCCCGAGCCCACCGCACTGCCCACCCGCACCTGGGCGCTGCCGCTGGTCGCGCTGGCCGTCGGCGCCGTACTGCTGCTCACCGCCCGGCGCCGCCGCGCGCTGCCGCCGCCCGACCCGGTGCTGGCCGACGTGCCGCTGGAGATCACCGGGCTGAGCAAGCGCTACAAGGGCGCCCAGGACCGCTACGCGGTGCGGGACCTCTCGTTCACCGTGCAGCGCGGCCAGGTGCTCGGCCTGCTCGGACCCAACGGCGCCGGCAAGACCACCACGCTGCGGATGCTGATGGGCCTGATCCGCCCCGACGAGGGCGAGATCCGGGTGTTCGGCCACGCCGTGCGGCCCGGCAGCCCGGTGCTCTCCCGGGTCGGCGCGTTCGTCGAGGGCGCCGGCTTCCTGCCGCACCTGACCGGGCGGGCCAACCTGGAGCTCTACTGGCGCAGCACCGGCCGCCCCGCCGCCGACGCCCACCTGGACGAGGCGCTGGAGATCGCCGACCTCGGCGAGGCCCTGAACCGCGCGGTGCGCACCTACTCGCAGGGCATGCGCCAGCGCCTGGCCATCGCCCAGGCCATGCTGGGCCTGCCCGAGCTGCTGATCCTCGACGAGCCGACCAACGGGCTCGACCCGCCGCAGATCCGCGAGATGCGCGAGGTGATGATCCGTTACGCGGCCGGCGGACGCACCGTCATCGTCTCCAGCCACCTGCTGGCCGAGGTCGAGCAGAGCTGCACCCACCTGGTGGTGATGGACCGCGGCCGGCTGGTCACCGCCGGGGAGGTCGGCGAGATCGTCGGCGGCGGCGAGCTGCTGCTGGTCGGCACCCCGGCGAGCTACGGGCCGGAACGGCTGCTGGTCGCCGCCGGCAAGGTGGAGGCGCTGCCCGGCATCGCCGAGGTGGAGACGGTCGAGCACGGCCTGCTGGTCCGGCTGAACGGCATGACGGCCACCGAGCTGATCACCGAGCTGGTCCGACTGGACGTGCCGGTGGAACGGGCCGGACCGCACCGCCGCCTGGAGGACGCGTTCCTCTCACTGATCGGGGGCGGCGCATGA
- a CDS encoding ABC transporter permease: MSLAQADRALGYRPQRTLPLRVEALRQLRRRRTLVIFAVLFAMPFLVLAALQLGGARQGTDRTTFIALATASGPNFAATMLFMGTGFLLVIPMALFCGDTVAAEAGWSSLRYLLAAPVPRGRLLARKLAIGLLFSSAAIVLLPLVGLGLGTLVYGWGDLRLPTGGALPAEQVLPRLAIAVAFIVLSELVVGSLAFYLSTAVDNPLGAVGGAVFIAIITGVLDAITALGSLREWLPAHWQYAWADALQPQLEVGGMIQGVSLSVSYGLILLALAFRGFARKDIVS; the protein is encoded by the coding sequence ATGAGCCTTGCCCAGGCCGACCGGGCGCTCGGCTACCGCCCGCAGCGGACCCTGCCGCTGCGGGTGGAGGCGCTGCGCCAGCTGCGCCGCCGGCGCACCCTGGTGATCTTCGCGGTGCTGTTCGCCATGCCCTTCCTGGTGCTGGCCGCCCTGCAGCTCGGCGGCGCCCGGCAGGGCACCGACCGGACCACCTTCATCGCGCTGGCCACCGCCTCCGGCCCGAACTTCGCGGCCACCATGCTCTTCATGGGCACCGGGTTCCTGCTGGTCATCCCGATGGCGCTGTTCTGCGGCGACACGGTGGCCGCCGAGGCCGGCTGGTCGTCGCTGCGCTACCTGCTGGCCGCGCCGGTGCCCCGGGGCCGGCTGCTGGCCCGCAAGCTGGCCATCGGGCTGCTCTTCTCCAGCGCGGCGATCGTGCTGCTGCCGCTGGTCGGACTCGGTCTGGGCACCCTGGTCTACGGCTGGGGCGACCTGCGGCTGCCCACCGGCGGCGCACTGCCGGCCGAGCAGGTGCTGCCGCGGCTGGCGATCGCGGTGGCGTTCATCGTGCTCAGCGAACTGGTGGTGGGCTCGCTCGCCTTCTACCTCTCCACCGCGGTCGACAACCCGTTGGGCGCGGTGGGCGGCGCGGTCTTCATCGCCATCATCACCGGGGTGCTGGACGCCATCACGGCGCTCGGCTCGCTGCGCGAGTGGCTGCCGGCGCACTGGCAGTACGCCTGGGCGGACGCGCTGCAGCCGCAGCTGGAGGTGGGCGGCATGATCCAGGGCGTCTCGCTCTCGGTCTCCTACGGGCTGATCCTGCTGGCCCTGGCGTTCCGGGGCTTCGCGCGCAAGGACATCGTGTCCTGA
- a CDS encoding dienelactone hydrolase family protein — MGRHPSTSQEALATVAQILLLHSAFGLRPAVHAAADRLRAAGHQVTVPDLYDGKVFDTVDEATAYNEEIGSDELLRRAVGAAAPLLTPGTRLVYAGFSLGGALAQNLALADEHALGLLLLHGTSDLREDAHTEIPVQLHMAEPDPFEPEDWLNAWYLRMCRAGADVEVHRYHGAGHVFTDPELPDYDEEAAERAWAAALAFLDDLGTD, encoded by the coding sequence ATGGGACGACACCCGTCCACCTCTCAGGAAGCCCTCGCCACCGTGGCCCAGATCCTCCTCCTCCACTCCGCCTTCGGCCTGCGCCCCGCCGTGCACGCCGCCGCCGACCGGCTGCGCGCCGCCGGGCACCAGGTCACCGTGCCCGACCTCTACGACGGCAAGGTCTTCGACACCGTCGACGAGGCCACCGCGTACAACGAGGAGATCGGCAGCGACGAACTGCTCCGCCGGGCGGTCGGCGCGGCTGCCCCGCTGCTCACCCCGGGCACCCGGCTGGTCTACGCGGGCTTCTCGCTCGGCGGCGCACTGGCGCAGAACCTGGCGCTCGCCGATGAGCACGCGCTCGGCCTGCTGCTCCTGCACGGCACCTCCGACCTGCGTGAGGACGCCCACACCGAGATCCCGGTGCAGCTGCACATGGCCGAGCCCGACCCGTTCGAGCCCGAGGACTGGCTGAACGCCTGGTACCTGCGGATGTGCCGGGCCGGTGCCGACGTCGAGGTGCACCGCTACCACGGCGCCGGCCACGTCTTCACCGACCCGGAGCTGCCCGACTACGACGAAGAGGCCGCCGAGCGGGCCTGGGCGGCGGCCCTGGCCTTCCTCGACGACCTCGGTACCGACTGA